One window from the genome of Natrialba magadii ATCC 43099 encodes:
- a CDS encoding site-2 protease family protein, whose translation MDYGTPAVVSVPELFGSELLTWVVVGLLLYWAGIIALRKLDLLPAFVGAQGPILTFHTKRGREFLDWLSGPKRFWRAWANIGIGIAVVVMATMFVFLLLAAVAALTTPQPTGGVQQPRNVLVIPGVNDFLPLSATPGIVFGLLVGLVVHEGGHGLLCRVEDIDINSMGIAMLAIIPFGAFVEPDQESSKDASRGGQTRMFAAGVTNNFAVTIIAFALLFGPIVGAIAVAPGAAVGGVAPGSPAEDAGIEPNDRITAIDGDAVDDNDDLMAQLESGGDEVTVELDGEETVSVDRSLLVTAAIDGGPADLSTGDQIVAVDGDAVGTEQGFIDAVGDDHTATLTVQPADTDEQTDTEVPIGAAVEVADGEPLDDATGQAGNVVIITTIGDERVHDYAGLESQLADAEPGDELSVVSYADGERDEAEVTLGEHPQQPGSAFLGIQGALGTSGLELNDLGVQLYPAEEYLAVLGGGGESSYGAVTDTFLGKIGLALLLPLIGVVGILPFNFAGFTGGVQNFYEVQGSLAALGDGTIFVLANLLFWTGWINVQLGFFNCIPAFPLDGGHILRTSTEAVISRLPIEANRGMVRIVTTSVGLTMLISFLAMLFAQGWLAG comes from the coding sequence ATGGATTACGGCACGCCAGCTGTCGTCTCGGTTCCCGAACTCTTCGGGTCGGAGCTACTCACGTGGGTCGTCGTGGGGCTCTTGCTCTACTGGGCCGGGATTATCGCACTCCGGAAACTGGATCTGCTCCCCGCATTCGTCGGAGCACAGGGTCCGATTCTTACCTTCCATACGAAACGCGGTCGGGAGTTTCTCGACTGGCTCTCCGGGCCGAAACGGTTCTGGCGGGCGTGGGCGAATATCGGTATCGGGATCGCCGTCGTCGTCATGGCGACGATGTTCGTTTTCCTGTTGCTCGCGGCAGTCGCTGCTCTCACGACGCCACAGCCCACTGGCGGCGTCCAGCAGCCACGGAACGTCCTCGTTATCCCGGGCGTCAATGACTTCCTGCCGCTCTCTGCGACGCCGGGTATCGTTTTCGGCCTGCTCGTCGGTCTCGTCGTCCACGAGGGTGGTCACGGACTGCTCTGTCGCGTCGAGGACATCGACATCAACTCGATGGGAATCGCGATGCTCGCGATCATCCCGTTCGGCGCGTTCGTCGAGCCCGACCAGGAGAGTAGCAAGGACGCCTCCCGTGGCGGCCAGACGCGGATGTTCGCGGCTGGCGTGACGAACAACTTCGCCGTCACGATCATCGCCTTCGCGCTCCTCTTCGGTCCTATTGTCGGCGCGATCGCCGTCGCCCCCGGTGCTGCCGTCGGCGGCGTCGCACCTGGCTCACCCGCCGAAGACGCCGGTATCGAGCCGAACGACCGGATCACCGCCATCGACGGCGACGCAGTAGATGACAACGACGACCTCATGGCGCAACTCGAGTCCGGCGGTGACGAAGTGACCGTCGAACTCGACGGCGAGGAAACAGTCTCTGTCGACCGCTCGTTGCTCGTCACCGCTGCGATCGACGGCGGTCCGGCTGACCTCTCGACCGGCGATCAGATCGTCGCCGTCGACGGCGACGCCGTCGGGACTGAACAGGGCTTCATCGACGCTGTCGGCGATGACCACACCGCGACGCTCACCGTCCAGCCGGCGGACACCGACGAGCAAACCGACACCGAGGTACCGATCGGCGCAGCGGTCGAGGTCGCCGACGGCGAACCGCTCGACGACGCAACCGGCCAGGCCGGAAACGTCGTCATCATCACCACCATCGGCGACGAACGCGTCCACGACTACGCGGGACTCGAGTCCCAGCTCGCAGATGCCGAGCCTGGCGACGAACTGTCCGTCGTGAGTTACGCCGACGGCGAACGCGATGAGGCAGAAGTCACCCTCGGCGAGCACCCACAACAGCCCGGCAGCGCGTTCCTGGGAATCCAGGGCGCGCTGGGAACGTCTGGACTCGAGTTGAACGACCTCGGCGTACAGCTCTACCCCGCAGAAGAGTACCTCGCCGTCCTCGGCGGAGGCGGTGAGAGCAGCTACGGCGCGGTGACGGACACGTTCCTCGGGAAGATCGGTCTCGCACTCCTGTTGCCACTGATCGGCGTTGTCGGGATTCTCCCGTTCAATTTCGCCGGCTTCACCGGCGGTGTGCAGAACTTCTATGAGGTGCAGGGGTCGCTCGCCGCGCTGGGTGACGGGACGATATTCGTCCTCGCGAACCTGCTGTTCTGGACCGGCTGGATCAACGTTCAGCTTGGGTTCTTCAACTGCATTCCGGCGTTCCCGCTCGATGGCGGGCACATCCTTCGGACCAGTACAGAGGCGGTAATCTCCCGACTGCCAATTGAGGCGAACCGTGGGATGGTTCGCATCGTGACCACCTCTGTGGGGCTAACGATGTTGATCAGCTTCCTCGCGATGTTGTTCGCGCAGGGCTGGTTGGCGGGCTGA